The following proteins are co-located in the Telopea speciosissima isolate NSW1024214 ecotype Mountain lineage chromosome 9, Tspe_v1, whole genome shotgun sequence genome:
- the LOC122639765 gene encoding glutathione S-transferase F9-like, which yields MVVKVIGPPYASCLRRVIACLIEKEVEFQIIPIDLFKGEQKSPEFLKLQPFGCVPVIQDGDYTLYESRAILRYYAEKYKSQGTDLLGKTLEERGVVEQWLEIEGQNYHQPSYNLVLHLRYHPKLGAPVDDKVVKESEEKLEKVLDIYEERLSKNKYLAGDFFSLADLSHLPLTHYLVNDTGKGYMIRNRKHVSGWWDDISSRASWKKVFQL from the exons ATGGTTGTAAAGGTGATTGGCCCTCCCTATGCTTCTTGCTTAAGGAGAGTCATTGCTTGTCTCATCGAAAAGGAGGTTGAGTTCCAAATCATCCCCATAGATCTCTTCAAGGGAGAACAAAAGAGTCCTGAGTTCCTCAAATTGCAG CCATTTGGATGTGTACCTGTGATACAAGATGGAGACTACACTTTATATG AATCACGAGCAATCTTAAGATACTACGCTGAGAAGTATAAGTCGCAAGGGACTGATTTGTTGGGAAAAACTCTGGAAGAGAGGGGTGTTGTAGAACAATGGCTTGAGATTGAAGGGCAGAACTACCATCAACCCAGTTATAATCTCGTACTTCATCTTCGATACCATCCTAAATTAGGTGCACCTGTTGATGATAAGGTTGTTaaagaaagtgaagaaaagcttgagaaagTATTGGATATTTATGAGGAGAGGCTCTCAAAGAACAAGTACTTGGCTGGGGACTTCTTTAGCCTTGCTGATCTGTCACACCTCCCTTTAACACATTACTTGGTGAATGATACTGGGAAGGGATATATGATAAGGAACAGGAAACATGTGAGTGGATGGTGGGATGATATTAGTAGTAGAGCATCTTGGAAGAAGGTCTTCCAGCTCTAG
- the LOC122639196 gene encoding anthocyanidin 3-O-glucosyltransferase 2-like, producing MAKKAELVFLPSTLPGHIVSAIELAKLLIARDDSLSITILLIKFPKTPNFNATGIRFIDLPQLDPPSPNTAQTPEAIISIFMENHKPLVKDTITQLFFSSSSDFDSKGTRSRLVGLVIDFVCTTMIDIANELGVPSYLFFTSTAYMLGLMLHLPVLDAQIHTDFKDLATELSIPSFISPVPPQVLPLPMWTRNQYGYTWYLNHGCRFREVKGIIVNTFAELEPYAVHSLTSDGRTPPLYPVGPLLDIQGQILNPDQTDFENIMRWLDDQPTSSVVFLCFGSSGSFSAPQIKEIALGLERSGHRFLWSIREPPQDRLALPGDYTNPEEVLPEGFLDRTAGRGMVCGWVPQVAMLAHRAIGGFVSHCGWNSILESLWFDVPIAAWPLYAEQHLNGFEMVKELGGLAVELKMDFRGGDDDLVMAEEVEIAVRRLMDSDCEVTKKVKEMSEKSRRALMDGGSSFISLGRLIKDLMEN from the coding sequence atggcTAAGAAAGCAGAGCTTGTGTTCCTTCCATCTACACTTCCAGGCCACATAGTTTCAGCAATTGAGCTTGCAAAGCTTCTTATCGCTCGAGATGATAGCCTTTCTATAACAATTCTCCTCATCAAATTTCCCAAAACTCCCAACTTCAATGCAACAGGAATTAGGTTCATCGACCTGCCTCAGCTAGACCCACCTTCACCCAATACAGCTCAAACCCCAGAAGCCATCATATCAATCTTCATGGAAAACCACAAACCACTCGTCAAAGACACAATAACCcaactcttcttttcctcctcctccGACTTTGATTCTAAAGGAACTCGGTCTCGACTCGTTGGGTTAGTCATCGATTTCGTCTGCACCACCATGATTGATATAGCCAACGAACTCGGTGTCCCTTCCTACCTCTTCTTCACTTCTACGGCATATATGTTGGGTCTTATGCTTCACCTCCCAGTTCTCGATGCCCAGATACACACCGATTTCAAGGACTTGGCCACCGAGTTGAGCATCCCGAGTTTTATTAGCCCAGTCCCTCCACAAGTCTTGCCTCTGCCAATGTGGACCAGAAACCAGTACGGGTACACTTGGTACCTCAACCATGGTTGCAGATTCAGGGAAGTAAAAGGTATTATCGTAAATACATTTGCCGAGTTAGAACCCTATGCGGTTCACTCGTTAACCTCTGACGGTCGAACCCCACCTTTGTACCCAGTTGGACCGTTGCTTGATATCCAGGGTCAGATCCTAAATCCTGATCAGACCGATTTCGAGAACATCATGAGATGGCTGGACGATCAGCCCACGTCATCCGTGGTATTCCTATGCTTTGGCAGCTCTGGGAGCTTCAGTGCACCGCAGATAAAGGAGATAGCTCTCGGGCTCGAGCGTAGCGGTCACCGGTTCCTGTGGTCGATTCGAGAGCCACCACAAGATAGACTTGCCCTTCCGGGTGATTACACAAATCCCGAAGAGGTTCTGCCAGAGGGGTTCTTAGATCGGACGGCAGGGAGAGGGATGGTATGTGGATGGGTCCCACAAGTGGCTATGCTGGCCCACCGTGCGATAGGTGGGTTCGTGTCACATTGTGGGTGGAACTCGATATTGGAGAGCTTGTGGTTTGATGTGCCGATCGCAGCGTGGCCACTGTACGCAGAGCAGCACCTGAATGGGTTCGAGATGGTGAAGGAGTTGGGAGGGTTAGCAGTGGAGTTGAAGATGGATTTTAGGGGAGGGGATGATGATTTGGTGATGGCGGAGGAGGTTGAGATAGCAGTGAGGCGTTTGATGGATTCAGATTGTGAGGTGACAAAGAAGGTAAAGGAGATGAGTGAGAAGAGCAGGAGAGCTTTGATGGACGGTGGATCTTCATTTATTTCATTGGGACGCTTGATTAAGGATCTAATGGAGAATTGA
- the LOC122640733 gene encoding pentatricopeptide repeat-containing protein At1g08070, chloroplastic-like, with protein sequence MKQVLQIQAQLITYAPPFLDPNFVAVKLIGVCAVQCKLRQAALIFSQLADPNVFAWNAILKAYAQNHNWDHTLRYFNYQLSSPNVAPDEYTFTSVLKACAGLAAVLDGCKVHAVVIKTALNSNIFVQNSLIGMYFKFGNLDIAQLLFDEMLIRDVVSWNTLVSGYSLCGNVELARWVFDKMPIKNLVSWSAMIAGYTRLGNLEGARQLFDVMPERNVVSWNAMIAGYAQNEKYSNAINLFHEMQKTGSVRPNDVTLISVLSACAHLGAFDLGKWIDHFISRTGMELSLFLGNALVDMYAKCGFIAEARRIFDKMQERDVISWSIIISGLAMHGHAEEAFDYFFEMLECGVKPNEVTFMGLLSACTHAGLVDKGLKYFNMMDHKYGITPKIEHYGCVVDLLSRAGRLVEAEDLINSMPIEANVIVWGALLGGCRIYKDIELGERVVQRILELDSEHSGSYVYLANVYASVGRLDDAAKCRLNMRENKVIKTPGCSWIEVHNTVHEFFMGDRSHPLADKIYATISELVFRMKLAGYKPKTDLVVHSVDEEEKEDALSTHSEKLAIAFGLISTSKGTTIRVVKNLRICNDCHEATKFISRIVEREIIVRDRSRFHHFKDGKCSCNDYW encoded by the coding sequence ATGAAACAGGTACTACAGATTCAAGCCCAGTTAATTACCTATGCACCTCCATTTCTTGACCCCAACTTCGTTGCCGTCAAGCTTATCGGGGTCTGCGCCGTCCAGTGCAAACTGCGGCAAGCTGCCCTCATATTCAGCCAACTTGCTGACCCAAATGTCTTTGCTTGGAATGCCATTCTAAAGGCCTACGCCCAGAACCACAACTGGGATCACACTCTTCGTTACTTCAACTATCAACTGTCATCCCCAAATGTTGCCCCTGATGAATACACTTTCACCTCTGTTCTCAAGGCCTGTGCTGGCCTTGCGGCCGTGCTTGATGGCTGCAAAGTTCATGCTGTGGTCATCAAGACTGCCTTAAACTCCAATATATTCGTTCAGAACTCTCTCATTGGTATGTATTTTAAATTCGGCAATCTGGACATTGCTCAGCTgttgtttgatgaaatgctGATCAGAGACGTGGTTTCTTGGAACACTTTAGTGTCTGGGTACTCCTTATGTGGCAATGTTGAGTTGGCGAGATGggtgtttgataaaatgccAATAAAGAATTTGGTGTCTTGGTCAGCAATGATTGCTGGTTATACGAGATTGGGTAACCTTGAAGGTGCTCGCCAGCTGTTTGATGTTATGCCTGAAAGAAATGTGGTTTCTTGGAATGCTATGATCGCTGGATATGCACAAAATGAGAAGTACTCTAATGCTATCAACCTCTTCCATGAGATGCAAAAGACTGGCAGTGTGAGGCCCAATGATGTGACTCTTATTAGCGTGTTGTCAGCTTGTGCACACCTAGGTGCATTTGATTTGGGGAAGTGGATTGACCATTTTATTAGTCGGACTGGGATGGAATTAAGTCTCTTCTTGGGAAATGCATTGGTGGACATGTATGCCAAGTGTGGATTCATAGCTGAGGCTAGGCGAATATTTGATAAGATGCAGGAGAGGGATGTAATCTCCTGGAGTATAATTATTTCTGGGTTGGCTATGCATGGGCATGCAGAGGAAGCATTTGATTACTTCTTTGAAATGCTTGAATGTGGCGTAAAGCCAAATGAGGTCACATTCATGGGCTTATTATCAGCATGTACGCATGCTGGGTTAGTGGATAAGGGATTAAAGTATTTCAATATGATGGATCACAAGTATGGAATCACTCCCAAGATTGAGCATTatggttgtgtggttgatctCCTGAGCCGCGCTGGGCGCCTTGTGGAAGCAGAGGATTTGATCAATTCAATGCCCATTGAAGCCAATGTCATAGTTTGGGGGGCACTGCTTGGTGGTTGCCGTATTTACAAGGACATTGAACTGGGTGAACGTGTTGTACAGCGTATCCTTGAGCTAGACTCTGAACACTCTGGAAGTTACGTTTACCTGGCCAATGTTTATGCTTCAGTTGGTCGGCTGGATGATGCTGCAAAATGTAGGTTGAATATGCGGGAAAATAAGGTAATAAAAACTCCTGGTTGCAGTTGGATTGAAGTTCATAACACAGTTCATGAGTTCTTCATGGGAGACAGGTCACATCCTTTGGCTGACAAGATATATGCAACAATCAGTGAATTGGTGTTCAGGATGAAGTTGGCAGGTTACAAGCCAAAGACGGATCTGGTTGTGCATAGTGTAgatgaggaagagaaggaggatgCACTATCAACTCACAGTGAGAAGTTGGCAATTGCGTTTGGGCTCATTAGCACTAGTAAAGGAACCACTATAAGGGTTGTGAAGAACTTGCGTATTTGTAATGATTGTCATGAGGCCACAAAGTTCATATCCAGAATCGTTGAGCGAGAAATTATTGTGCGGGACAGAAGTCGTTTCCATCacttcaaagatggaaagtgTTCATGTAATGACTATTGGTAA